In Streptomyces sp. NBC_00448, the following are encoded in one genomic region:
- a CDS encoding MDR family MFS transporter, with the protein MSGLPRQFWWLWTSTLVNRLGGFVATFLALYLTAQRGYSPSYAGLVAALYGLGGAGGAVLGGVLADRIGRRITLLTAQVGAAAATAVLGLVTAPLAVAAVAALLGLVGNASRPALSAMIADLVPPEDRVRAFSLNYWAINMGFGVSAAVAGFVAAEGYLWLFLGDAVTTLLCALVVFAKVRETLPSAVPNAAPSTVPRAAAHATSGAAPGRRAARTAAAGKGDPRTAPAGPTRPITLADVARDRRFMAVVGLTFLVGAVMQQGSSTLAVDMGADGYSARQYGLVIALNGLVIVLLQIPLTRALRSRSAAGLLATGSLLMAWGFGATAFAGSVAVYALTVVIWTVGEIVHAPASMSVVADLAPASARGRYQGMFSLSWSAAAFAGPLAGGVTLDHLGRGAVWWGCAAVGTVAGAGYYGLLRTRTSPLLAEVPAPAAPPAAQTSPAAQTPAAQTPTPVAPTGNDLDPV; encoded by the coding sequence ATGTCGGGGCTGCCCCGGCAGTTCTGGTGGTTGTGGACAAGCACCCTGGTCAACCGGCTGGGCGGCTTCGTCGCGACCTTCCTCGCGCTGTACCTGACGGCGCAGCGCGGCTACTCCCCTTCGTACGCCGGGCTGGTGGCCGCGCTCTACGGCCTGGGCGGGGCCGGCGGCGCGGTGCTCGGCGGGGTGCTGGCCGACCGGATCGGGCGCCGGATCACCCTGCTCACCGCGCAGGTCGGCGCCGCCGCGGCCACCGCCGTGCTCGGCCTGGTCACCGCGCCGCTCGCCGTCGCCGCGGTCGCCGCGCTCCTCGGCCTCGTCGGCAACGCCTCCCGCCCCGCGCTCTCCGCGATGATCGCCGACCTGGTGCCGCCGGAGGACCGGGTGCGCGCGTTCTCCCTCAACTACTGGGCGATCAACATGGGGTTCGGCGTCTCGGCGGCCGTCGCGGGCTTCGTCGCCGCCGAGGGCTACCTCTGGCTGTTCCTCGGCGACGCGGTCACCACGCTGCTGTGTGCGCTGGTGGTCTTCGCCAAGGTCCGGGAGACGCTGCCGAGCGCCGTGCCGAATGCCGCGCCGAGCACCGTGCCACGTGCCGCGGCGCACGCCACGTCGGGTGCCGCGCCCGGCCGCAGGGCCGCACGCACCGCCGCAGCCGGGAAGGGCGATCCGCGCACCGCCCCCGCCGGCCCCACCCGCCCGATCACCCTCGCCGACGTCGCCCGCGACCGCCGCTTCATGGCCGTGGTCGGCCTGACCTTCCTGGTCGGCGCGGTGATGCAGCAGGGCTCCTCCACCCTCGCGGTCGACATGGGCGCCGACGGCTACTCGGCGCGGCAGTACGGGCTGGTGATCGCGCTGAACGGCCTGGTGATCGTGCTGCTCCAGATCCCGCTCACCCGGGCACTGCGTTCGCGCAGCGCGGCCGGCCTGCTGGCCACGGGGTCGCTGCTGATGGCCTGGGGGTTCGGGGCCACCGCCTTCGCCGGGTCCGTGGCGGTCTACGCGCTGACCGTCGTGATCTGGACGGTCGGCGAGATCGTGCACGCCCCCGCGTCCATGTCGGTGGTCGCCGACCTCGCCCCCGCCTCCGCGCGCGGCCGCTACCAGGGCATGTTCTCGCTGTCCTGGTCCGCCGCCGCCTTCGCCGGGCCGCTCGCGGGCGGCGTCACCCTGGACCACCTCGGGCGGGGCGCCGTCTGGTGGGGATGCGCGGCCGTCGGCACCGTGGCGGGCGCGGGCTACTACGGCCTGCTCCGTACGCGTACGTCGCCGCTTCTCGCGGAGGTGCCCGCTCCGGCGGCGCCGCCCGCCGCACAGACCTCACCCGCCGCACAGACGCCGGCCGCACAAACGCCAACACCCGTCGCTCCGACCGGGAACGACCTCGACCCGGTCTGA
- a CDS encoding phosphoglyceromutase produces MAAAAYKLILLRHGESEWNAKNLFTGWVDVNLNDKGEKEAVRGGELLKDAGLLPDVLHTSVLKRAIRTSQLALEAADRLWVPVRRSWRLNERHYGALQGKDKAQTLAEFGEEQFMLWRRSYDTPPPVLADGAEYSQSDDPRYATIPPELRPRTECLKDVVERMLPYWYDSIVPDLLTGRTVLVVAHGNSLRALVKHLDGISDADIAGLNIPTGIPLAYDLDTDFRPVIPGGTYLDPDAAAAAIEAVKNQGKK; encoded by the coding sequence ATGGCTGCTGCTGCGTACAAGCTGATCCTGCTCCGCCACGGCGAGAGTGAGTGGAACGCGAAGAACCTCTTCACCGGCTGGGTGGACGTCAACCTCAACGACAAGGGTGAGAAGGAGGCGGTCCGGGGCGGCGAGCTGCTCAAGGACGCCGGCCTGCTCCCCGACGTGCTGCACACCTCCGTGCTCAAGCGCGCGATCCGCACCTCCCAGCTCGCCCTGGAGGCGGCGGACCGGCTCTGGGTCCCGGTGCGGCGCTCCTGGCGGCTGAACGAGCGGCACTACGGTGCCCTCCAGGGCAAGGACAAGGCGCAGACCCTCGCGGAGTTCGGCGAGGAGCAGTTCATGCTCTGGCGCCGTTCTTACGACACCCCGCCGCCGGTGCTCGCCGACGGCGCCGAGTACTCCCAGTCCGACGACCCGCGCTACGCCACCATCCCGCCGGAGCTGCGTCCCCGCACCGAGTGCCTCAAGGACGTCGTCGAGCGGATGCTCCCGTACTGGTACGACAGCATCGTGCCCGACCTGCTCACCGGCCGCACCGTGCTCGTCGTCGCCCACGGCAACTCGCTGCGGGCCCTCGTCAAGCACCTCGACGGCATCTCCGACGCCGACATCGCCGGCCTGAACATCCCCACCGGCATCCCCCTCGCCTACGACCTCGACACCGACTTCCGCCCGGTCATCCCCGGCGGCACCTACCTCGACCCCGACGCCGCGGCCGCCGCGATCGAAGCGGTCAAGAACCAGGGCAAGAAGTAG